One Cupriavidus taiwanensis LMG 19424 DNA segment encodes these proteins:
- a CDS encoding APC family permease, with protein sequence MYSQKDVLSLGAQAPLAPAQQPQQQTQQQAPSHELQRTLTWKDAFWVTSGVPAGVLFTIGGVSATIGNPAWVIWILAILVGFAQCFVYAEISGLYPHKSGGASVYGAMGWVRYSKFVAPVSVWCNWVAWSPMLALGTSLAAGYMLSALFPADSVINTWQLTLVDLGFVSKGLTLRVNSTFLLATAFLLITFKLQHSGASAAATTQRILGIASLTPLVVIALVPLFTGDMPSTSFFPLLPLTHDASGAAVLGGWNAAGISTAMGAMFLACWSTFGFETAVCYTREFKDPQKDTFKAIFWSGVLCLFMFIAVPIAFQGSLGLQGMLAPDIIDGSGVGAAMARFVGGGAVVFNVIVVMLVLAILLIVMTSMMGSSRTLYQASVDGWLPRYLSHVNEHGSPTRAMWTDLLFNLFLLLMSNYMAVLSISNVCYMIFVFLNLQSGWIHRMDRPDWPRPYKCKNWLLALGAFLGFFDLAFVGAGANFQGEHTLRNGLIAALLIVPVFIYRHYIQDKGRFPESMRRDMELPNARAGVLPYVALVVGALVVWIAARLTVIT encoded by the coding sequence GTGTATTCACAGAAAGACGTGCTGTCGCTCGGCGCGCAGGCGCCGCTCGCCCCCGCGCAGCAACCGCAGCAGCAAACCCAGCAACAAGCCCCATCGCATGAACTGCAGCGCACGCTGACCTGGAAGGACGCCTTCTGGGTCACCAGCGGCGTGCCCGCGGGCGTGCTCTTCACCATCGGCGGCGTGTCCGCCACCATCGGCAACCCGGCCTGGGTGATCTGGATCCTGGCCATCCTGGTCGGCTTTGCCCAGTGCTTCGTCTACGCCGAGATCTCGGGCCTGTATCCGCACAAGTCGGGCGGCGCGTCGGTGTACGGCGCGATGGGCTGGGTCCGCTACAGCAAGTTCGTCGCACCGGTTTCGGTCTGGTGCAACTGGGTGGCGTGGTCGCCGATGCTGGCGCTCGGCACCAGCCTGGCGGCCGGCTATATGCTGAGCGCGCTGTTCCCGGCCGATTCCGTCATCAACACCTGGCAGCTGACGCTGGTGGACCTGGGCTTCGTCAGCAAGGGCCTGACGCTGCGGGTGAATTCCACCTTCCTGCTCGCCACCGCGTTCCTGCTGATTACCTTCAAGCTGCAGCACAGCGGCGCCTCCGCGGCGGCGACCACGCAGCGCATCCTGGGCATCGCCTCGCTGACGCCGCTGGTGGTGATCGCGCTGGTGCCGCTGTTCACCGGCGACATGCCCTCGACCAGCTTCTTCCCGCTGCTGCCGCTGACGCATGACGCTTCCGGCGCCGCGGTGCTGGGCGGCTGGAACGCCGCCGGCATCAGCACGGCGATGGGCGCGATGTTCCTGGCTTGCTGGTCGACCTTCGGCTTCGAGACCGCGGTGTGCTACACCCGCGAGTTCAAGGACCCGCAGAAGGACACCTTCAAGGCGATCTTCTGGTCCGGCGTGCTGTGCCTGTTCATGTTCATCGCGGTGCCGATCGCCTTCCAGGGTTCGCTCGGTCTGCAGGGCATGCTGGCACCCGACATCATCGACGGATCCGGCGTGGGCGCGGCGATGGCCAGGTTCGTCGGCGGCGGCGCGGTGGTATTCAACGTGATCGTGGTGATGCTGGTGCTGGCGATCCTGCTGATCGTGATGACCTCGATGATGGGCTCGTCCCGCACGCTGTACCAGGCGTCGGTCGACGGCTGGCTGCCGCGCTACCTTTCGCACGTGAACGAGCACGGCTCGCCCACGCGCGCGATGTGGACGGACCTGCTGTTCAACCTGTTCCTGCTGCTGATGTCGAACTACATGGCAGTACTGTCGATCAGCAACGTCTGCTACATGATCTTCGTGTTCCTGAACCTGCAGTCTGGCTGGATCCACCGCATGGACCGTCCCGACTGGCCGCGGCCGTACAAGTGCAAGAACTGGCTGCTGGCGCTGGGCGCGTTCCTCGGCTTCTTCGACCTGGCCTTTGTCGGCGCCGGCGCCAACTTCCAGGGCGAACACACGCTGCGCAACGGCCTGATCGCCGCGCTGCTGATCGTGCCGGTCTTCATCTACCGCCACTACATTCAGGACAAGGGCCGCTTCCCCGAGTCGATGCGCCGCGACATGGAACTGCCCAACGCGCGCGCCGGCGTCCTGCCCTATGTGGCGCTGGTCGTCGGCGCGCTGGTGGTGTGGATTGCCGCCAGGCTGACGGTGATCACCTGA
- a CDS encoding efflux RND transporter periplasmic adaptor subunit, with amino-acid sequence MADHDLSRLKIDRQAAAAGVRLRPRRRWLRYAAIAVVLLALAGIAIRLASPRPVQTATVTSAFPTQNFTLLNATGYVVPQRKAAVASKAQGRLEWLGVLEGSRVKKDEVIARLESKDVAASFAQAQAQVQVAQANLALQQAELKDAEVNLRRSRILIVPNAISRTQYDADVARFDKARASVNSSRASVVSAQANARAAEVAVEQTVVRAPFDGVVLVKHANVGDNITPFSAAADTKGAIVTIADMETLEVEADVAESNIARIRVDQPCELLLDALPGLRLAGQVSRIVPTVDRSKATVLVKVRFVDRDARVLPDMSAKIAFLSRAATAQDRQPVVAVQPAAIATRDGRQVVYVVRDGKAHEMTVKTGNKLGELVAVQGVKPGDVVVLSPGDQIGDGSRVATSKP; translated from the coding sequence GTGGCTGACCACGACCTGTCCAGGCTCAAGATCGACCGGCAAGCCGCCGCGGCCGGCGTGCGTCTGCGCCCGCGGCGCCGATGGCTGCGCTACGCGGCCATCGCGGTGGTGCTGCTGGCGCTGGCCGGCATTGCCATCCGGCTGGCCAGCCCGCGGCCGGTGCAGACCGCCACCGTCACCTCGGCCTTCCCTACGCAGAACTTCACGCTGCTGAACGCCACCGGCTATGTCGTGCCGCAACGCAAGGCGGCGGTTGCGTCGAAGGCGCAGGGCCGGCTGGAATGGCTGGGCGTGCTGGAAGGCTCGCGCGTGAAGAAGGACGAAGTGATCGCGCGGCTGGAAAGCAAGGACGTGGCCGCGTCGTTCGCGCAGGCCCAGGCGCAGGTCCAGGTGGCGCAGGCCAACCTGGCGCTGCAGCAGGCCGAGCTGAAGGACGCGGAGGTGAACCTGCGCCGCTCCAGGATATTGATCGTGCCGAACGCGATCTCGCGCACCCAGTACGACGCCGACGTGGCGCGCTTCGACAAGGCACGGGCGTCGGTGAACAGTTCGCGCGCGTCGGTGGTGTCGGCGCAGGCCAATGCGCGCGCGGCCGAGGTGGCGGTCGAGCAGACCGTGGTGCGCGCGCCGTTCGACGGCGTGGTGCTGGTCAAGCATGCCAACGTGGGCGACAACATCACGCCTTTCTCGGCCGCGGCCGACACCAAGGGTGCGATCGTCACCATCGCCGACATGGAAACGCTGGAAGTCGAAGCCGATGTCGCCGAATCCAATATCGCCAGGATCCGCGTCGACCAGCCGTGCGAGCTGCTGCTCGATGCCCTGCCCGGCCTGCGGCTGGCCGGGCAGGTCTCGCGCATCGTGCCGACGGTGGACCGCTCCAAGGCCACCGTGCTGGTCAAGGTGCGCTTTGTCGACCGCGATGCGCGCGTACTGCCGGACATGAGCGCCAAGATTGCCTTCCTGTCGCGCGCGGCCACCGCGCAGGACCGCCAGCCGGTGGTCGCGGTGCAGCCGGCGGCAATCGCCACGCGCGACGGCCGCCAGGTGGTCTACGTGGTGCGGGACGGCAAGGCGCACGAGATGACGGTCAAGACCGGCAACAAGCTGGGCGAACTGGTGGCCGTGCAGGGCGTCAAGCCCGGCGACGTGGTGGTGCTGTCGCCCGGCGACCAGATCGGCGACGGCAGCCGCGTCGCCACGTCCAAGCCATGA
- a CDS encoding aldehyde dehydrogenase family protein: MIQTQLYIDGQWQSPIDQGTRAIVSPADESVIAQAAEATRADARLAIAAARRAFDGPWRQTTIRDRARLLNKIADLIDRDAEKLAHLESLNTGKTLTESRTDMGDIAATFRYFAGLVASESGAVNEAPHHVISRTLREPVGVCGLITPWNYPLLQAAWKIAPALGAGNTVVIKPSNLTPLTTHHFTQLIAELDLPPGVFNLVTGGAEVGAELAESLDVDLVSFTGGAFAGESIMKAATGNFKRIGLELGGKNPNIVFADADLDAAVDYALNAAFFHAGQVCSAGSRLMVEDSIYDAFIGRLAERLPRIVIGNGFHGETQMGPVQSAQQHEKILGMVQAGIAEGARLVHGGKRPAGDVFRKGYWLEPTLLADVTAGMKIAKEEIFGPVITAERFRSEAEALRAANDTPYGLAAAVWTRDLDKANRMSRALRFGTVWVNDYHPYFPEAPWGGYKASGIGRELARIGLDEYTELKHSYINLAPKAMGWFGA, encoded by the coding sequence ATGATCCAGACCCAGCTCTATATCGACGGCCAGTGGCAGTCGCCCATCGACCAAGGCACGCGCGCCATCGTCAGCCCGGCCGACGAATCGGTGATTGCCCAGGCCGCCGAAGCCACCCGCGCCGATGCGCGCCTGGCGATTGCGGCCGCGCGCCGGGCCTTTGACGGCCCGTGGCGTCAGACCACGATCCGCGACCGCGCCAGGCTGCTGAACAAGATCGCCGACCTGATCGACCGCGATGCCGAAAAGCTCGCCCATCTGGAATCGCTCAACACCGGCAAGACGCTGACCGAAAGCCGCACCGACATGGGCGATATCGCCGCCACCTTCCGCTACTTTGCCGGGCTGGTGGCGTCGGAATCGGGCGCCGTCAACGAAGCGCCGCACCATGTCATCAGCCGCACGCTGCGCGAGCCGGTCGGCGTGTGCGGCCTGATCACGCCGTGGAACTACCCGCTGCTGCAAGCCGCGTGGAAGATCGCGCCCGCGCTGGGCGCCGGCAATACCGTGGTGATCAAGCCCAGCAACCTGACGCCGCTGACCACGCATCATTTCACGCAGCTGATCGCCGAGCTGGACCTGCCGCCGGGCGTGTTCAACCTGGTGACCGGCGGCGCCGAAGTGGGCGCGGAACTGGCCGAAAGCCTCGACGTGGACCTGGTGTCTTTCACGGGCGGCGCGTTTGCCGGCGAAAGCATCATGAAGGCCGCCACTGGCAACTTCAAGCGCATCGGCCTGGAGCTGGGCGGCAAGAATCCGAATATCGTCTTTGCCGATGCCGACCTCGATGCCGCGGTCGACTACGCGCTCAACGCCGCGTTCTTCCACGCCGGCCAGGTCTGTTCCGCCGGTTCGCGCCTGATGGTGGAAGACAGCATCTATGATGCATTCATCGGCCGGCTGGCCGAACGCCTGCCGCGCATCGTGATCGGCAACGGCTTCCATGGCGAAACCCAGATGGGCCCGGTGCAGTCGGCGCAACAGCACGAGAAGATCCTCGGCATGGTGCAGGCCGGCATCGCCGAGGGCGCGCGCCTGGTCCACGGCGGCAAGCGGCCGGCGGGCGACGTGTTCAGGAAGGGCTACTGGCTGGAACCGACGCTGCTGGCCGACGTGACGGCCGGGATGAAGATTGCGAAGGAGGAGATTTTCGGGCCGGTGATCACTGCCGAGCGCTTCCGCTCCGAAGCCGAAGCGCTGCGTGCCGCCAACGACACGCCATACGGCCTGGCCGCCGCGGTGTGGACCCGCGACCTGGACAAGGCCAACCGCATGTCGCGCGCGCTGCGCTTCGGCACGGTGTGGGTCAACGACTACCACCCGTACTTCCCGGAAGCGCCGTGGGGCGGCTACAAGGCGAGCGGCATCGGCCGCGAGCTGGCCCGTATCGGCCTGGACGAGTACACCGAGCTCAAGCACAGCTATATCAATCTCGCCCCGAAGGCGATGGGCTGGTTCGGCGCCTGA
- a CDS encoding ArsR/SmtB family transcription factor: MLPALPEALPDAPELRQSAAVFAALGDETRLRLVAALCAGGAMSIAQLTAGSAMTRQAVTKHLQVLAQAGLVHDSRAGRERLWQFEPGQLEAARRSLEAIGRQWEFALGKLKMAVEGEH, translated from the coding sequence ATGTTGCCGGCGTTGCCTGAAGCGCTGCCGGACGCGCCGGAACTGCGGCAGTCCGCCGCGGTGTTTGCCGCGCTCGGCGACGAGACCCGGCTGCGGCTGGTGGCGGCGTTGTGCGCCGGCGGCGCGATGTCGATCGCGCAGCTGACGGCGGGCAGCGCCATGACGCGGCAGGCGGTGACCAAGCACCTGCAGGTGCTGGCGCAGGCGGGGCTGGTGCACGACAGCCGCGCGGGACGCGAGCGCTTGTGGCAATTCGAGCCGGGCCAGCTGGAAGCCGCGCGCCGGTCGCTGGAGGCGATCGGGCGGCAATGGGAGTTTGCGCTGGGCAAGTTGAAGATGGCGGTGGAAGGAGAGCACTAG
- a CDS encoding aromatic ring-hydroxylating oxygenase subunit alpha, giving the protein MQQTAAPACSTTPPLAYTLPAHYYTSQEVFEQEKKTIFARSWVCVMHKSQVAENNQYATAQVAGENIFVVRGRDGVLRAFYNVCPHRAHELFADGAGKAKNVITCPYHAWSFGLDGKLIHVRNAENVPGFCKDNAGLTPVRVEEFCGLVFVNLDMDAKPLAELAAGLNDEIRARCPDVDKLVPAHKLTYEMKANWKVVVDNYLECLHCQTAHPALVESIKMETYKHEVRGLYTSQVGQTRSGSDAFTYDSDAPNTDFAAYWLWPNVTLNVLPGDGNYGVFYMFPVDADTTIQHFEFYFRDSTPTAEQEQLIEYYKNVLKPEDLSIVESVQRGLKSRGYRNGQGPLLVTDDKTSAIGEHGVQHFQQMVLDALAA; this is encoded by the coding sequence ATGCAACAGACCGCCGCCCCCGCCTGCAGCACCACGCCGCCGCTCGCCTACACGCTGCCGGCCCACTACTACACCTCGCAGGAGGTCTTCGAGCAGGAAAAGAAGACCATCTTCGCGCGCAGCTGGGTGTGCGTGATGCACAAGAGCCAGGTGGCCGAGAACAACCAGTACGCCACCGCCCAGGTGGCAGGCGAGAACATCTTCGTGGTGCGCGGCCGCGACGGCGTGCTGCGCGCGTTCTACAACGTGTGCCCGCACCGCGCGCACGAGCTGTTCGCCGATGGCGCCGGCAAGGCGAAAAACGTGATCACCTGCCCTTATCACGCCTGGTCGTTCGGACTGGACGGCAAGCTGATCCACGTGCGCAACGCCGAGAACGTGCCGGGCTTCTGCAAGGACAACGCCGGCCTGACGCCGGTGCGCGTGGAAGAGTTCTGCGGCCTGGTGTTTGTCAACCTGGACATGGACGCGAAGCCGCTGGCCGAACTGGCCGCGGGCCTGAACGACGAGATCCGCGCACGCTGCCCGGACGTCGACAAGCTGGTGCCGGCGCACAAGCTCACCTACGAGATGAAGGCCAACTGGAAGGTGGTGGTCGACAACTACCTGGAATGCCTGCACTGCCAGACCGCGCACCCGGCGCTGGTCGAGTCGATCAAGATGGAGACCTACAAGCACGAAGTGCGCGGCCTCTACACCAGCCAGGTCGGCCAGACGCGCTCGGGCAGCGATGCCTTCACCTATGACAGCGACGCCCCCAACACCGACTTCGCCGCCTACTGGCTGTGGCCCAACGTCACGCTGAACGTGCTGCCGGGCGACGGCAACTACGGCGTGTTCTACATGTTCCCGGTGGATGCCGACACCACCATCCAGCACTTCGAGTTCTACTTCCGCGACAGCACGCCCACGGCCGAGCAGGAACAGCTGATCGAGTACTACAAGAACGTGCTGAAGCCCGAAGACCTGAGCATCGTCGAATCGGTGCAGCGCGGCCTGAAGTCGCGCGGCTACCGCAACGGGCAAGGCCCGCTGCTGGTCACCGACGACAAGACCTCCGCCATCGGCGAGCACGGCGTGCAGCACTTCCAGCAGATGGTGCTCGACGCCCTGGCCGCCTGA
- a CDS encoding SRPBCC family protein: MPSNTDRIERSILIEAPVARVWHALTDADTFGSWFGVRFDGATFAPGARVVGSITYPGYEYLKFDVHVERMEPERLLSWRWHPAPLERGRDYSDEPATLVEFTLREVEGGTMLTVVESGFDQIPPERRQEAFRINSGGWDAQVNNIREHVAGVA, encoded by the coding sequence ATGCCTTCCAACACCGACCGCATCGAACGCAGCATCCTGATCGAAGCCCCGGTCGCGCGCGTCTGGCACGCGCTGACCGATGCCGATACCTTCGGCAGCTGGTTCGGCGTCCGCTTCGACGGCGCCACCTTCGCCCCGGGCGCACGCGTGGTGGGCAGCATCACCTATCCGGGTTATGAATACCTGAAGTTCGATGTCCACGTCGAACGCATGGAGCCGGAACGGCTGCTGTCGTGGCGCTGGCATCCGGCGCCGCTGGAACGCGGGCGCGATTACTCGGACGAGCCGGCCACGCTGGTGGAATTCACACTGCGCGAGGTGGAAGGCGGGACCATGCTGACCGTGGTCGAGTCCGGCTTTGACCAGATCCCGCCCGAACGCCGGCAGGAAGCCTTCCGCATCAACAGCGGCGGCTGGGACGCGCAGGTCAACAATATCCGCGAGCATGTTGCCGGCGTTGCCTGA
- a CDS encoding PDR/VanB family oxidoreductase, translating to MTDTLRVRVGRVEPLAAGIKRFTLQPCDGGALPAFDSGSHVVVHMDGGRLRNAYSLTSTLGEPGHYQIAVRLEEASRGGSRFMHEQVREGDELHIGTPGNLFSLDHGAGRHLLIAGGIGITPFMTHIQALAAHGAAFELHYCFRNTQSAAFLDVLPATLLPGQLHRYESDNGTLLDIAALIAAQPADTHVYVCGPAPLNDAVVNAARAAGWDPARIHFEQFRNEVDATGGAFEAVLQKSGKTLQVGADESLLRAIEKAGIKVDCMCREGICGSCETAIVEGEADHRDQYLSDAEKAAQKTMMLCVSRCKGQRLVLDL from the coding sequence ATGACTGACACGCTCCGCGTACGCGTCGGCCGCGTCGAACCGCTGGCCGCCGGCATCAAGCGCTTCACCCTGCAACCTTGCGACGGCGGCGCGCTGCCTGCCTTCGACAGCGGCAGCCACGTCGTCGTCCACATGGACGGCGGACGCCTGCGCAACGCCTACTCGCTCACCAGCACGCTCGGCGAACCCGGCCACTACCAGATCGCCGTGCGGCTGGAAGAAGCCTCGCGCGGCGGCTCGCGCTTCATGCACGAACAGGTGCGCGAAGGCGATGAACTGCATATCGGCACGCCCGGCAACCTGTTCAGCCTGGACCACGGCGCCGGCCGCCACCTGCTGATCGCCGGCGGCATCGGCATCACGCCGTTCATGACGCATATCCAGGCGCTGGCCGCGCACGGCGCCGCCTTCGAGTTGCATTACTGCTTCCGCAACACGCAGTCCGCCGCCTTCCTCGACGTGCTGCCCGCCACGCTGCTGCCCGGCCAGCTGCACCGGTACGAGAGCGACAACGGCACCCTGCTCGACATCGCCGCGCTGATCGCCGCACAGCCCGCCGACACCCACGTCTACGTATGCGGCCCGGCCCCGCTCAACGATGCCGTAGTCAACGCCGCACGCGCCGCCGGCTGGGACCCCGCGCGCATCCACTTCGAGCAATTCCGCAACGAGGTCGACGCCACCGGCGGCGCCTTCGAGGCCGTGCTGCAAAAGAGCGGGAAGACGCTGCAGGTCGGCGCCGACGAATCGCTGCTGCGCGCGATCGAGAAGGCCGGGATCAAGGTGGACTGCATGTGCCGCGAGGGCATCTGCGGCTCGTGCGAGACCGCCATCGTCGAGGGCGAGGCCGACCATCGCGACCAGTACCTGTCCGACGCCGAGAAGGCGGCACAGAAGACCATGATGCTGTGCGTGTCGCGGTGCAAGGGGCAGCGGCTGGTGCTGGATCTGTGA
- the betA gene encoding choline dehydrogenase — MQAIHEYDYIIVGAGSAGCVLAARLSEDAGVSVLLLEAGGPDWRLDWRTQMPAALAYPLQGTTYNWAYVTEPEPHMNNRRMTQGRGKGLGGSSLINGMCYIRGNAMDYDGWAETRSLENWSYADCLPYFRKAETYDKGANDYHGGNGPLHVTTPKAGISPLFDAFIKAGEQAGYGRTDDLNGFRQEGFGPMDRTTTAGGRRCSTSLAYLDQARERPNLTVHTRALADRILFAGQRAIGVSYLQGDHVREARARREVIVSNGAIASPQLLLRSGVGNADELRAFGIDPVVDLRGVGENLQDHLEMYLQYECTKPVSLYPALQWWNKPAIGIEWYLRGTGTAASNHFEAGGFIRSSDEFAWPNLQYHFIPLAMNYDGSNPVKSHGFQCHVGSMRSPSTGFVKLASRDPRVKPRLLFNYMAHDVDWREFRAGVRLTREIIGQQAMDQFRGREIKPGMMVQSDAEIDAFVREHAETALHPSCTCKMGDASDPMAVVDNQGRVHGLSGLRVVDASIMPKIVTGNLNAPTIMMAEKLADVIRGRAPLQRSTAPYYKATPARMQTVAERGQPPAARMPLPMPA; from the coding sequence ATGCAGGCAATCCATGAATACGACTACATCATCGTCGGCGCCGGCTCGGCCGGCTGCGTGCTGGCGGCGCGGCTGAGCGAGGACGCCGGTGTCTCGGTGCTGCTGCTGGAGGCCGGCGGCCCCGACTGGCGCCTGGACTGGCGCACGCAGATGCCGGCCGCGCTGGCGTATCCGCTGCAGGGCACCACCTACAACTGGGCCTATGTCACCGAGCCCGAGCCGCACATGAACAACCGGCGCATGACGCAGGGCCGCGGCAAGGGCCTGGGCGGGTCATCGCTGATCAACGGCATGTGCTATATCCGCGGCAATGCGATGGACTATGACGGCTGGGCGGAAACCCGGTCGCTGGAGAACTGGAGCTACGCCGACTGCCTGCCCTACTTCCGCAAGGCCGAGACCTACGACAAGGGCGCCAACGACTACCACGGCGGCAACGGCCCGCTACACGTGACCACGCCCAAGGCCGGCATCAGCCCGCTGTTCGACGCCTTTATCAAGGCCGGCGAGCAGGCCGGCTACGGCCGCACCGACGACCTCAACGGCTTCCGGCAGGAAGGTTTCGGCCCGATGGACCGCACCACCACCGCGGGTGGGCGCCGCTGCAGCACCTCGCTCGCCTACCTCGACCAGGCCCGCGAGCGTCCCAACCTGACCGTGCATACGCGTGCGCTGGCCGACCGCATCCTGTTCGCCGGGCAGCGCGCCATCGGCGTGTCGTATCTCCAGGGCGACCACGTGCGCGAAGCCCGGGCGCGGCGCGAAGTAATCGTCAGCAACGGCGCGATCGCGTCGCCGCAGCTGCTGTTGCGCTCCGGCGTGGGCAATGCCGACGAACTGCGGGCGTTCGGCATCGATCCGGTCGTCGACCTGAGGGGCGTGGGCGAAAACCTGCAGGACCACCTGGAGATGTACCTGCAGTACGAATGCACCAAACCGGTCTCGCTGTATCCGGCGCTGCAGTGGTGGAACAAGCCGGCGATCGGCATCGAGTGGTACCTGCGCGGCACCGGCACGGCGGCGTCCAACCACTTCGAGGCCGGCGGCTTTATCCGCAGCAGCGACGAGTTCGCCTGGCCCAACCTGCAGTACCACTTCATCCCGCTGGCGATGAACTACGACGGCAGCAACCCGGTGAAGTCGCACGGCTTCCAGTGCCACGTGGGCTCGATGCGCTCGCCCAGCACCGGCTTCGTCAAGCTGGCCAGCCGCGATCCCCGCGTCAAGCCCCGCCTGTTGTTCAACTACATGGCGCACGACGTCGACTGGCGTGAGTTCCGTGCCGGGGTGCGGCTGACGCGCGAGATCATCGGCCAGCAGGCGATGGACCAGTTCCGCGGCCGCGAGATCAAGCCCGGCATGATGGTGCAGAGCGACGCCGAGATCGACGCCTTCGTGCGCGAGCATGCCGAGACCGCGCTGCATCCGTCCTGCACCTGCAAGATGGGCGACGCCTCCGACCCGATGGCCGTGGTCGACAACCAGGGCCGCGTGCACGGGCTGTCGGGCCTGCGCGTGGTCGACGCGTCGATCATGCCGAAGATCGTCACCGGCAACCTGAACGCGCCCACCATCATGATGGCCGAGAAGCTCGCCGACGTGATCCGTGGCCGCGCGCCGCTGCAGCGTTCGACCGCGCCTTACTACAAGGCGACGCCCGCGCGCATGCAGACGGTGGCGGAGCGCGGGCAACCGCCTGCCGCGCGCATGCCGCTGCCGATGCCTGCCTGA
- a CDS encoding TorF family putative porin, producing MLRKTFAARPALSCALSGALPLLLCQALPALAQADGDTTLAVAPVPQVTATVPPAEAAAATSPWSANMTLTSQYVSRGFRQTWGKPAVQGGVDYSHPSGFSAGTWMSSISDKFIEGGTVEWDLYAGYTGSVGDFVYAGQVYYYLYPGAKLQYAQTKYNYGEAVASLTYKWFNVKYWLTYTPDYFGYNSASLLSGNDLHSRGSGYLDINGTFDLGHGVTLLLHYGQERVRNFAAYSFRDVRVALSKAFEGGWTVTGAYTRGWGRTDVYDKYTTGALDSSGNPSVSNPLKSTFLVSLTKTF from the coding sequence ATGTTGCGCAAAACCTTTGCCGCCAGACCAGCGCTGTCCTGCGCCCTGTCAGGCGCCTTGCCTCTGCTGCTGTGCCAGGCGCTGCCCGCGCTGGCGCAGGCCGACGGTGACACTACGCTGGCTGTCGCGCCAGTGCCGCAGGTCACCGCCACCGTTCCGCCCGCCGAGGCCGCCGCGGCAACTTCGCCCTGGAGCGCCAACATGACGCTGACGTCCCAGTACGTGTCGCGCGGTTTCCGCCAGACCTGGGGCAAGCCCGCGGTGCAGGGCGGCGTCGACTACAGCCACCCGAGCGGATTTTCCGCCGGCACCTGGATGTCGAGCATCAGCGACAAGTTCATCGAGGGCGGCACGGTCGAATGGGACCTGTATGCCGGCTATACGGGCAGCGTCGGTGACTTCGTCTATGCGGGCCAGGTCTACTACTACCTCTACCCCGGCGCGAAGCTGCAATACGCGCAGACCAAATACAACTATGGCGAAGCGGTCGCGTCGCTGACGTACAAGTGGTTCAACGTCAAGTACTGGCTGACCTATACGCCCGACTACTTCGGCTACAACAGCGCCTCGCTGCTGTCCGGCAACGACCTGCACAGCCGCGGCTCCGGCTACCTGGACATCAACGGCACCTTCGACCTGGGCCATGGCGTCACGCTGCTGCTGCACTACGGCCAGGAGCGCGTGCGCAACTTCGCCGCCTACAGCTTCCGCGACGTGCGCGTGGCGCTGTCCAAGGCCTTCGAGGGTGGCTGGACCGTGACCGGCGCCTACACGCGCGGCTGGGGCCGCACCGACGTCTACGACAAATACACCACCGGCGCGCTGGATTCCTCCGGCAATCCGTCCGTTTCCAATCCGCTGAAAAGCACGTTCCTGGTCTCGCTGACCAAGACGTTCTGA
- a CDS encoding CBU_0592 family membrane protein codes for MASLGLTDATGLVGVAAYVAAHFAVQVLHKSPTGRLAVVLNVIGPSCILISLAGAFNLASFLTQCFWLVLTLLGWWRNRRAGRAGRPLVETLGGPRPGQPVQQ; via the coding sequence ATGGCCTCCCTGGGTCTTACCGACGCAACCGGACTTGTCGGCGTTGCCGCCTACGTTGCCGCGCATTTTGCCGTGCAGGTCCTGCACAAATCCCCGACCGGCAGGCTGGCCGTCGTCCTCAACGTGATCGGGCCGAGCTGCATCCTGATCTCGCTGGCGGGCGCGTTCAACCTCGCGTCGTTCCTGACCCAGTGCTTCTGGCTGGTCCTGACATTGCTGGGCTGGTGGCGCAATCGCCGGGCCGGACGCGCTGGGCGCCCGCTGGTGGAAACGCTGGGCGGCCCGCGCCCCGGACAGCCCGTGCAGCAGTAG